The following are from one region of the Nocardioides marmotae genome:
- a CDS encoding alpha-hydroxy-acid oxidizing protein: protein MKIENPWKPNPWFESVAVAQERARRRLPKPVYGALVAGSERGQSAADNQAAFAELGVSPHVAGNPPERSLATRVLGQEVALPVLISPTGVQAVHPDGEVAVARAAANRGTLMGLSNFASKPVEDVVAANPRTLFQMYWTGDRDVMVERMERAKAAGVIGLIATTDWSFSVGRDWGSPEIPEKLDLKARLRNAPHVVRRPRWAWQFARAGVPDLTAPNLARRGEEPPTAAPGGETPAKPAHGPAPTFFGAYYEWMTTPPPQWEDIAWMRQQWAQLGGGPFLLKGVSRVDDALRAVDAGVDAISVSNHGGNNLDGTPAAIRVLKPVADAVGGQVDVLLDGGIRRGSDVVKALALGARAVMIGRAYLWGLGANGQAGVENVLDILRMGIDSSLLGMGVADVRDLTPDDIVVPDGFHRSLGVPAATLVDASA from the coding sequence GTGAAGATCGAGAACCCCTGGAAGCCGAACCCCTGGTTCGAGTCGGTGGCCGTGGCCCAGGAGCGGGCCCGCAGGCGGCTGCCGAAGCCTGTGTACGGCGCACTGGTGGCCGGCTCCGAGCGCGGTCAGTCGGCCGCCGACAACCAGGCGGCGTTCGCCGAGCTCGGTGTCTCGCCGCACGTCGCAGGGAACCCGCCCGAGCGGTCGTTGGCCACCCGCGTACTGGGACAGGAGGTAGCGCTGCCCGTCCTGATCTCGCCCACGGGCGTGCAGGCGGTGCACCCCGATGGCGAGGTCGCCGTGGCGCGCGCTGCCGCGAACCGCGGCACCCTGATGGGCTTGAGCAACTTCGCGTCCAAGCCGGTCGAGGACGTCGTCGCCGCGAATCCTCGGACGCTGTTCCAGATGTACTGGACCGGCGACCGCGACGTGATGGTCGAGCGGATGGAGCGCGCCAAGGCCGCCGGTGTGATCGGGTTGATCGCCACCACCGACTGGTCCTTCTCGGTCGGCCGCGACTGGGGCAGCCCCGAGATTCCCGAGAAGCTCGACCTCAAGGCCAGGCTGCGCAACGCTCCGCACGTGGTCCGCCGACCCCGCTGGGCCTGGCAGTTCGCCCGGGCCGGCGTGCCGGACCTGACCGCGCCCAACCTCGCCCGGCGAGGTGAGGAGCCGCCCACCGCCGCGCCCGGTGGGGAGACCCCGGCGAAGCCGGCGCACGGTCCCGCCCCGACGTTCTTCGGCGCTTACTACGAGTGGATGACCACGCCGCCTCCGCAGTGGGAGGACATCGCCTGGATGCGCCAGCAGTGGGCTCAGCTCGGCGGCGGCCCGTTCCTGCTCAAGGGCGTGTCCCGAGTCGACGACGCGCTCCGCGCGGTCGATGCCGGGGTTGACGCGATCTCGGTGTCCAACCACGGCGGCAACAACCTCGACGGCACCCCGGCCGCGATCCGGGTGCTCAAGCCCGTCGCCGACGCCGTCGGCGGTCAGGTCGATGTGCTCCTCGACGGTGGGATCCGGCGTGGCTCCGACGTCGTCAAGGCCCTCGCGCTGGGCGCCCGCGCGGTCATGATCGGTCGCGCCTACCTGTGGGGGCTGGGTGCGAACGGCCAGGCCGGCGTCGAGAACGTCCTGGACATCCTCCGGATGGGCATCGACTCCTCGCTGCTCGGGATGGGCGTCGCCGACGTCCGGGACCTGACCCCCGACGACATCGTCGTCCCCGATGGCTTCCACCGGTCGCTCGGTGTGCCCGCAGCAACACTCGTGGACGCCTCGGCGTGA